A genome region from Alistipes dispar includes the following:
- the hisG gene encoding ATP phosphoribosyltransferase has protein sequence MLKIAIQAKGRLNEQSLELLSEAGIRVAESKRKLISRAEGFPLEVLYLRDDDIPQAVSMGVADLGIVGLNEVAEKGFAVEQLMDLGFGGCRLSLAVPRTADYEGPDFFRGKRVATSYPNILARYFAEKGIEADIHTIEGSVEIAPAVGMSDAIFDIVSSGGTLISNGLTEVEKVFFSEAVLIAAPDLDRAKRTEVGQLTFRFNSILDSRDMKYVLMNLPQERLDEAIRILPGMRSPTVLPLAQEGWCSIHAVIDKAQLWERIERLKAIGAEGILILSLENMIR, from the coding sequence ATGCTGAAAATCGCCATCCAGGCCAAAGGCCGGCTCAATGAACAGAGCCTCGAACTGCTCTCCGAAGCGGGTATCCGGGTCGCCGAGAGCAAACGCAAACTGATTTCCCGTGCGGAAGGGTTTCCGCTCGAAGTCCTCTACCTGCGCGACGACGACATCCCGCAGGCCGTCTCGATGGGGGTCGCCGATCTGGGCATCGTGGGGCTGAACGAGGTGGCCGAAAAGGGCTTCGCGGTCGAACAGCTCATGGACCTCGGCTTCGGAGGCTGCCGCCTCTCGCTGGCCGTCCCTCGGACGGCGGACTACGAAGGGCCCGACTTCTTCCGCGGCAAGCGCGTGGCGACCTCCTACCCCAACATCCTCGCCCGCTATTTCGCGGAAAAGGGAATCGAGGCCGACATCCACACCATCGAAGGCTCGGTAGAAATCGCCCCGGCCGTGGGCATGTCCGACGCCATCTTCGACATCGTATCGTCGGGCGGCACGCTCATCTCGAACGGTCTTACGGAGGTCGAGAAGGTCTTCTTCTCGGAGGCGGTGCTCATCGCCGCACCCGACCTCGACCGGGCGAAACGCACGGAGGTCGGGCAGCTCACCTTCCGCTTCAATTCGATCCTCGACAGCCGCGACATGAAATACGTGCTGATGAACCTGCCCCAGGAGCGGCTCGACGAGGCCATCCGGATACTGCCCGGCATGCGCAGTCCGACGGTGCTGCCGCTGGCCCAGGAGGGCTGGTGCTCGATCCACGCCGTGATCGACAAGGCGCAGCTATGGGAACGCATCGAGCGGCTCAAGGCCATCGGTGCCGAAGGCATCCTGATCCTCTCTCTCGAAAACATGATCCGCTGA
- the hisD gene encoding histidinol dehydrogenase translates to MEILKIYDNPARPQWADLTRRCTRQEDEIAEQVAGILAQVREGGDEALRRIVRRIEGRTPEAFEIPADIRRKAAEAVSDDLKKALAAAKANIEAFHRAQLPQEVRIETMPGVRCMQRAMPIRRVGLYVPGGQAPLFSTVLMLAVPARVAGCGEVILCTPASREGAVAPEILYAADLCGVDRIFAVGGAQAVAAMAYGTESIPRVDKIFGPGNRYVTRAKQLVAGDTVAVDLPAGPSEVLVLLDDDASPAFAAADLLSQAEHGGDSQAMLVCASETFARRVQLAVEEQLQRLGRGAVIREALRTSRIVVLGDREERIAFADAYAPEHLIVAMRDPWEAAGRIAAGSVFVGPWSPESAGDYASGTNHTLPTGGWARACSGVNTDAFLRKITYQELTREGLGRLAPTIVAMAEAEGLGAHAAAVRIRMKGGAL, encoded by the coding sequence ATGGAAATACTGAAGATTTACGACAATCCCGCCCGGCCGCAATGGGCGGACCTCACCCGACGCTGTACCCGGCAGGAGGACGAAATCGCCGAACAGGTCGCCGGCATCCTCGCCCAGGTGCGCGAAGGAGGCGACGAGGCGCTCCGCCGCATCGTCCGCCGCATCGAGGGCCGCACGCCCGAGGCATTCGAAATTCCGGCCGACATCCGCCGCAAGGCTGCGGAGGCGGTCTCCGACGACCTGAAAAAGGCGCTCGCCGCGGCCAAAGCCAACATCGAGGCCTTCCACCGCGCCCAGTTGCCGCAGGAGGTGCGCATCGAGACGATGCCCGGTGTCCGCTGCATGCAGCGCGCCATGCCGATCCGCCGCGTGGGGCTGTACGTCCCGGGCGGCCAGGCGCCGCTCTTCTCCACGGTGCTGATGCTCGCCGTCCCGGCACGGGTCGCCGGATGCGGAGAGGTGATCCTCTGCACGCCGGCCTCGCGCGAAGGGGCCGTCGCCCCGGAGATACTCTACGCCGCCGACCTCTGCGGCGTGGACCGCATATTCGCCGTGGGAGGCGCGCAGGCCGTGGCCGCCATGGCCTACGGCACGGAGAGCATTCCGCGGGTGGACAAGATCTTCGGTCCGGGCAACCGCTATGTCACCCGGGCCAAGCAACTGGTCGCAGGCGACACGGTGGCCGTGGACCTTCCGGCCGGCCCTTCGGAGGTGCTGGTGCTCCTCGACGACGACGCATCGCCCGCCTTCGCCGCCGCCGACCTCCTCTCGCAGGCCGAGCACGGGGGCGACAGTCAGGCCATGCTGGTCTGCGCCTCCGAAACCTTCGCGCGGCGCGTGCAACTCGCCGTCGAAGAGCAATTGCAGCGCCTCGGACGGGGAGCGGTCATCCGCGAGGCGCTCCGCACGAGCCGGATCGTGGTGCTCGGCGACCGGGAGGAGCGCATCGCCTTCGCCGACGCCTACGCCCCCGAGCACCTGATCGTGGCGATGCGCGACCCGTGGGAGGCCGCCGGGCGGATCGCCGCGGGCAGCGTGTTCGTAGGTCCCTGGTCGCCCGAAAGCGCCGGGGACTACGCCTCGGGAACGAACCACACGCTGCCCACGGGCGGCTGGGCGAGGGCCTGCAGCGGCGTGAACACCGACGCATTCCTGCGCAAGATCACCTATCAGGAGCTCACGCGCGAAGGGCTCGGGCGTCTCGCGCCGACGATCGTCGCCATGGCCGAAGCCGAAGGGCTCGGGGCACACGCCGCAGCGGTGCGCATCCGGATGAAAGGAGGTGCGCTATGA
- the hisC gene encoding histidinol-phosphate transaminase, producing the protein MRPLEELVRPNIRALRPYSTARDEYAGGECAGSAVQTWLDANENPFENGINRYPDPHQRRLKRQIAALKGIGEERIFLGNGSDEAIDLAYRIFCVPGRDNAVSISPTYGMYRVAADTNDVELREVPLGEGFSLPVEALLAAADERTKLLWLCSPNNPTGNAFPEGEIERLLAGFDGMVVLDEAYIDFADGPGFLPRLAEFPNLIVLQTCSKAWGMAGLRLGLAFASEPVAELFARVKYPYNINTLAQEAASERLAWDIAGQTALIRSERAAVAEALAGAACIERVYPSEANFLLVRTPDPDRLYDTLIGAGIIVRNRSRIPGCAGCLRITVGTPGENARLIETVKNFRP; encoded by the coding sequence ATGAGACCCCTCGAAGAGTTGGTGCGCCCCAACATCCGGGCATTGCGCCCCTACTCCACGGCCCGCGACGAGTACGCCGGAGGCGAATGCGCCGGGAGTGCCGTCCAGACCTGGCTCGACGCCAATGAAAATCCCTTCGAGAACGGCATCAACCGCTACCCCGACCCGCACCAGCGGCGGCTCAAGCGGCAGATCGCCGCGCTGAAAGGCATCGGCGAGGAGCGGATTTTCCTCGGCAACGGCAGCGACGAGGCGATCGACCTGGCCTACCGTATCTTCTGCGTCCCGGGACGCGACAACGCCGTGTCGATCTCCCCCACTTACGGCATGTACCGCGTGGCGGCCGACACGAACGACGTGGAGCTGCGCGAAGTGCCGCTCGGCGAGGGGTTCTCGCTGCCGGTCGAGGCGCTGCTCGCCGCTGCGGACGAGCGCACGAAACTCCTGTGGCTCTGCTCGCCGAACAACCCCACGGGCAACGCCTTTCCCGAAGGGGAGATCGAACGACTGCTCGCCGGATTCGACGGGATGGTGGTGCTCGACGAAGCCTACATCGACTTCGCCGACGGACCGGGATTCCTGCCGCGCCTCGCGGAGTTTCCGAACCTGATCGTCCTGCAGACCTGCTCGAAAGCCTGGGGCATGGCGGGCCTGCGTCTCGGGCTGGCCTTCGCCTCGGAACCCGTCGCGGAACTTTTCGCAAGGGTCAAATACCCCTACAACATCAACACCCTCGCACAGGAGGCGGCCTCCGAACGGCTCGCATGGGACATCGCCGGGCAGACCGCCCTGATCCGCAGCGAACGCGCCGCCGTGGCCGAAGCCCTCGCCGGGGCCGCCTGCATCGAACGCGTCTACCCCTCCGAGGCCAACTTCCTGCTGGTACGCACGCCGGACCCGGACCGTCTCTACGACACCCTGATCGGAGCGGGCATCATCGTCCGCAACCGCTCGCGCATCCCGGGATGCGCCGGATGCCTGCGCATCACCGTCGGAACCCCCGGGGAGAACGCCCGGCTCATCGAAACCGTCAAAAATTTCAGACCATGA
- the hisB gene encoding bifunctional histidinol-phosphatase/imidazoleglycerol-phosphate dehydratase HisB, translating into MKKALFIDRDGTIVAEPADQQIDSLGKLEFVPGAISALKALAGLDFELVLASNQDGLGTDAFPEAAFLPAHEKMLSTLRGEGIEFADQLIDRTFERDGAPTRKPRTGLFGNYLGGGYDLAASYVIGDRATDILLARNLGARGILLAPRGEGERLLREAGAAEACALVTDSWEEIAEYIRRGERRVEVRRETRETRIAVRLDLDGRGASGCRISTGLRFLDHMLEQIVHHGGVALDVEARGDLDVDEHHTAEDVAIALGEAIDRALGSKAGIARYGFALPMDDCRALVLLDFGGRIDFEWDAEFRRERIGDMPTELFSHFFRSLCCAARCNLQIAARGGNEHHKAEAIFKAFARALRMAVARQGFGYDIPSSKGVL; encoded by the coding sequence ATGAAAAAAGCCCTCTTCATCGACCGCGACGGCACGATCGTCGCCGAACCCGCGGACCAGCAGATCGACAGCCTCGGGAAGCTGGAGTTCGTACCCGGCGCCATCTCGGCGCTGAAGGCCCTCGCCGGGCTCGATTTCGAGCTGGTGCTGGCCTCGAATCAGGACGGGCTGGGAACCGACGCCTTTCCCGAAGCGGCGTTCCTGCCCGCACACGAAAAGATGCTCTCGACGCTCCGCGGCGAAGGGATCGAATTCGCCGACCAGTTGATCGACCGCACGTTCGAGCGCGACGGAGCCCCCACGCGAAAGCCCCGCACGGGCCTGTTCGGCAACTACCTCGGCGGCGGATACGACCTGGCCGCGAGCTACGTCATCGGCGACCGCGCGACCGACATCCTGCTGGCCCGCAACCTCGGGGCGCGGGGCATCCTGCTCGCCCCGCGCGGGGAGGGCGAACGGCTGCTGCGCGAAGCGGGGGCCGCGGAGGCCTGCGCACTCGTCACCGACTCGTGGGAGGAGATCGCCGAGTACATCCGCCGCGGAGAGCGGCGGGTCGAGGTACGGCGCGAAACGCGCGAGACGCGGATCGCCGTGCGCCTCGACCTCGACGGACGCGGGGCGTCCGGCTGCCGGATCTCGACGGGGCTGCGTTTTCTGGACCACATGCTCGAACAGATCGTCCACCACGGCGGCGTGGCGCTGGACGTGGAGGCCCGGGGCGACCTCGACGTGGACGAACACCACACGGCGGAGGACGTGGCCATCGCGCTGGGCGAGGCGATCGACCGCGCGCTGGGCTCCAAGGCGGGCATCGCACGCTACGGATTCGCCCTGCCGATGGACGACTGCCGGGCGCTGGTGCTCCTCGACTTCGGCGGACGCATCGACTTCGAATGGGACGCGGAATTCCGCCGCGAACGCATCGGCGACATGCCCACCGAACTGTTCAGCCACTTCTTCCGCTCGCTCTGCTGCGCCGCGCGGTGCAACCTCCAGATCGCGGCCCGCGGCGGAAACGAACACCACAAGGCCGAAGCGATCTTCAAGGCCTTCGCCCGCGCCCTGCGGATGGCCGTGGCCCGGCAGGGATTCGGATACGACATACCCAGCAGCAAAGGAGTCCTATGA
- the hisH gene encoding imidazole glycerol phosphate synthase subunit HisH, producing MIAVVDYDTGNLRSVAEALRRAGAEFRLTADQRLLREAERVILPGVGEASSAMQRLRERELDRVIPSLAQPVLGICIGMQLMCLSSEEGDTRCMGIFPARVRRLPAAAPDGGRIKVPHVGWDTLSGLRSPLFDGLDEGAYVYYVHSFAAEPCAETVAVTDYGGPFSAALACGNFFGVQFHPEKSGETGARILRNFLNMK from the coding sequence ATGATAGCGGTGGTCGATTACGATACGGGTAACCTGCGCTCGGTGGCCGAAGCGCTGCGACGTGCAGGCGCGGAGTTCCGCCTCACGGCCGACCAAAGGCTGCTGCGCGAAGCGGAAAGGGTGATCCTCCCCGGAGTCGGCGAGGCATCGTCCGCCATGCAAAGGCTCCGCGAACGGGAGCTCGACCGGGTGATTCCCTCGCTCGCGCAGCCCGTGCTGGGCATCTGCATCGGGATGCAGCTCATGTGCCTTTCGAGCGAGGAGGGCGACACCCGCTGCATGGGCATCTTCCCGGCACGGGTGCGGCGGCTGCCCGCCGCCGCGCCGGACGGCGGACGGATCAAGGTCCCCCACGTGGGCTGGGACACGCTCTCCGGCCTGCGGTCGCCGCTGTTCGACGGGCTGGACGAGGGGGCGTATGTCTATTACGTACACTCGTTCGCCGCGGAACCCTGCGCGGAGACCGTCGCCGTGACCGACTACGGCGGGCCGTTCAGCGCGGCACTCGCGTGCGGCAACTTCTTCGGCGTGCAGTTCCACCCCGAAAAGAGCGGGGAGACGGGTGCGCGCATACTTCGCAATTTTCTGAACATGAAATGA
- the hisA gene encoding 1-(5-phosphoribosyl)-5-[(5-phosphoribosylamino)methylideneamino]imidazole-4-carboxamide isomerase — MIEMIPATDLIGGRCVRLTQGDYTSRKTYYRDPLEAALRFEEAGARRLHMVDLDGAKAAEPQNLAVLERIAAKTSLEVQYGGGIKSRAALRSVFDAGARRAVCGSVAVREPELFARWIAEFGPERLILGADVRDGVVAIQGWTERSERTAPELIETFLPAGLRQVVCTDISRDGMLCGPAVALYADLQRRFPQVEITVSGGVSSPDDIARLEREGLRSVIVGKALYEGRITLEKPGPCSPNA; from the coding sequence ATGATCGAAATGATTCCCGCAACGGACCTCATCGGCGGCCGCTGCGTCCGCCTCACGCAAGGCGACTATACGAGCCGGAAAACCTACTACCGCGACCCGCTCGAAGCGGCGCTGCGCTTCGAAGAGGCGGGCGCACGCCGCCTACACATGGTCGATCTCGACGGCGCGAAGGCCGCCGAACCGCAAAACCTGGCGGTATTGGAACGCATCGCCGCGAAAACCTCGCTCGAGGTGCAGTACGGCGGCGGCATCAAGAGCCGCGCAGCGCTGCGCAGCGTCTTCGACGCCGGGGCGCGCCGGGCCGTCTGCGGTAGCGTCGCGGTGCGCGAACCGGAGCTGTTCGCCCGGTGGATCGCGGAGTTCGGCCCCGAACGCCTGATCCTCGGGGCCGACGTCCGCGACGGCGTCGTGGCGATCCAGGGCTGGACGGAGCGTTCGGAACGCACGGCGCCCGAGCTGATCGAAACGTTCCTGCCGGCGGGGCTCAGGCAGGTCGTCTGCACGGACATCTCGCGCGACGGAATGCTCTGCGGCCCGGCAGTCGCCCTCTACGCCGACCTGCAGAGGCGGTTCCCGCAGGTCGAAATCACCGTCAGCGGCGGCGTCTCGTCGCCGGACGACATCGCGCGGCTGGAGCGCGAAGGGCTGCGCAGCGTCATCGTCGGCAAAGCCCTCTACGAAGGCCGCATCACCCTCGAAAAACCCGGACCATGCTCGCCAAACGCATAA
- the hisF gene encoding imidazole glycerol phosphate synthase subunit HisF has protein sequence MLAKRIIPCLDIRDGQTVKGINFTALRQVGDPVELGAKYAAEGADELVYLDISASEEGRRTFTGLVSRIAARIDIPFTVGGGIASAEDAARLLDAGADKVSLNSAAVANPALIDLLAARYGSQFVVAAIDARKTGERWQVTTHGGKRATERELFEWAREVADRGAGEILFTSMDHDGTRNGYPCDLFARLAELPIPVIASGGAGCVGHIADVLTRGRADAALAASIFHYGEIPIPVLKRELRKMNINVRL, from the coding sequence ATGCTCGCCAAACGCATAATCCCCTGCCTCGACATCCGCGACGGCCAGACCGTCAAGGGAATCAACTTCACCGCACTGCGGCAGGTCGGGGACCCCGTGGAGCTGGGGGCGAAATACGCCGCCGAAGGGGCCGACGAACTGGTGTATCTCGACATCAGCGCCTCGGAGGAGGGACGCCGCACCTTCACGGGACTGGTATCGCGCATCGCCGCGCGGATCGACATCCCTTTCACCGTCGGGGGCGGCATCGCGTCGGCCGAAGACGCCGCCCGGCTGCTCGACGCCGGAGCGGACAAGGTGTCGCTCAACAGCGCGGCCGTCGCGAATCCGGCGCTCATCGACCTGCTGGCGGCCCGGTACGGGTCGCAGTTCGTCGTGGCGGCGATCGACGCCCGGAAGACCGGCGAACGCTGGCAGGTGACGACCCACGGCGGCAAGCGGGCCACGGAACGCGAACTGTTCGAATGGGCCCGGGAGGTCGCCGACCGGGGCGCCGGAGAGATTCTCTTCACCTCGATGGACCACGACGGCACGCGGAACGGCTATCCGTGCGACCTGTTCGCCCGACTGGCCGAACTGCCGATCCCGGTCATCGCCTCGGGCGGCGCGGGATGCGTCGGGCATATCGCCGACGTGCTGACGCGCGGCAGAGCCGACGCGGCACTGGCGGCCAGCATCTTCCACTACGGGGAAATCCCGATTCCCGTCCTCAAGCGCGAGTTGAGGAAAATGAATATAAACGTCAGACTATAA
- the hisIE gene encoding bifunctional phosphoribosyl-AMP cyclohydrolase/phosphoribosyl-ATP diphosphatase HisIE: MKITAKPFSELDAEKLPDGLVPAVIQDDRTLQVLMLGYMNREAYEKSLAEGRVTFYSRTRRRLWTKGETSGNWLDIVSVAADCDNDTLLIRVIPHGPTCHTGSKSCFGAALPETEGFIRYLQSVIRGRHAEMPEGSYTSKLFTRGVNKIAQKVGEEAVETVIEAVAKNREAMIYEASDLIYHLLVLLEATGCSIADLEKELARRHA; encoded by the coding sequence ATGAAAATCACAGCGAAACCCTTTTCGGAACTCGATGCCGAAAAGCTCCCCGACGGGCTCGTTCCCGCCGTCATTCAGGACGACCGCACCCTGCAGGTGCTCATGCTGGGCTACATGAACCGCGAAGCCTATGAGAAAAGCCTCGCCGAAGGACGCGTCACCTTTTACAGCCGCACGCGCCGCCGCCTTTGGACGAAGGGCGAGACGAGCGGCAACTGGCTCGACATCGTTTCCGTGGCGGCGGACTGCGACAACGACACGCTGCTCATAAGGGTCATCCCCCACGGCCCGACCTGCCATACGGGGTCGAAAAGCTGTTTCGGAGCGGCCCTGCCCGAAACGGAAGGGTTCATCCGCTACCTGCAAAGCGTCATCCGCGGCCGGCACGCCGAAATGCCCGAAGGCTCCTACACCTCGAAACTCTTCACGCGCGGTGTGAACAAGATCGCCCAGAAGGTCGGCGAGGAGGCCGTGGAGACGGTGATCGAGGCCGTAGCGAAGAATCGCGAGGCGATGATCTACGAAGCCTCGGACCTCATATACCACCTGCTCGTGCTGCTCGAAGCCACCGGGTGCTCGATCGCGGACCTCGAGAAGGAACTGGCGCGCAGACATGCCTGA
- the argS gene encoding arginine--tRNA ligase produces the protein MNIETFISDAVRRSVEALYGELSGEQLQIQKTRREFEGDYTLVTFPLLRRSRKSPEATATEIGEYMTAHVPEIASFNVIKGFLNLSLDGAFWAARFEEIAADDHFGQAAPTGRTVMIEYSSPNTNKPLHLGHIRNNLLGYSVAQILAANGHTVIKANLVNDRGIHICKSMLAWKLYGGGETPASSGMKGDHLVGKYYVEFDKHYKEQVRELVAAGQSEDEAKRNAPIMREAQEMLRRWEAKDPEVYSLWETMNGWVYEGFDVTYKALGVDFDKVYYESQTYLLGKSLVEEGLVKGVFYRRPDNSVWIDLTGDGLDEKLLLRGDGTSVYMTQDLGTAYRRFEDNRLDDMIYVVGNEQNYHFQVLKLVLKKLGYAEWSDHITHLSYGMVELPEGKMKSREGTVVDADDLIAAMVQTAREMSAELGKLDGCTEEEADAVSAMVGLGALKYFILKVDPRKTMLFDPRESIDFNGNTGPFIQYTHARIRSVLRKAAEAGIGLEGDGDGAAADYLPEEIALVKSLTEYPAVVKAAGDSFAPSIVGAYVYELAKTFNGYYHDHSILREENPAVRRMRLRLAGQVARVIRSGMRLLGIDVPERM, from the coding sequence ATGAATATCGAAACCTTTATCTCGGATGCGGTCCGCCGTTCGGTGGAGGCGCTTTACGGCGAGCTTTCGGGCGAGCAGTTGCAGATTCAGAAAACCCGCAGGGAATTCGAGGGCGACTATACCCTCGTGACCTTTCCGCTGCTGCGCCGCAGCCGCAAGTCGCCCGAGGCCACTGCGACCGAGATAGGCGAATACATGACGGCCCACGTGCCGGAGATCGCGTCGTTCAACGTCATCAAGGGATTCCTGAACCTCTCGCTCGACGGCGCGTTCTGGGCGGCCCGCTTCGAGGAGATCGCCGCCGACGACCATTTCGGCCAGGCTGCGCCGACGGGTCGCACCGTGATGATCGAGTACTCGTCGCCCAACACCAACAAGCCGTTGCACCTGGGCCATATCCGCAATAACCTGCTGGGCTACTCCGTGGCGCAGATCCTCGCGGCCAACGGCCACACGGTCATCAAGGCCAACCTGGTGAACGACCGCGGCATCCATATCTGCAAGTCGATGCTGGCGTGGAAACTCTACGGCGGCGGCGAGACCCCCGCCTCGTCGGGCATGAAGGGCGACCACCTCGTAGGCAAGTACTACGTCGAGTTCGACAAGCACTACAAGGAGCAGGTCAGGGAACTCGTGGCCGCCGGGCAGTCGGAGGACGAGGCCAAGCGGAATGCGCCGATCATGCGCGAGGCGCAGGAGATGTTGCGCCGCTGGGAGGCGAAGGATCCGGAGGTCTATTCGCTCTGGGAGACGATGAACGGTTGGGTTTACGAGGGCTTCGACGTGACCTACAAGGCATTGGGGGTCGATTTCGACAAGGTTTACTACGAGTCGCAGACCTACCTGCTGGGCAAGTCGCTCGTCGAGGAGGGCCTTGTCAAGGGCGTCTTCTACCGCCGCCCGGACAATTCGGTGTGGATCGACCTCACGGGCGACGGGCTGGACGAGAAGCTGCTGCTGCGCGGCGACGGCACGTCGGTTTACATGACGCAGGACCTCGGTACGGCCTACCGCCGTTTCGAGGACAACCGGCTCGACGACATGATCTATGTCGTGGGCAACGAGCAGAACTACCACTTCCAGGTGTTGAAACTGGTTCTCAAGAAGCTGGGCTACGCCGAGTGGAGCGATCATATCACGCACCTCTCCTACGGTATGGTCGAGCTGCCCGAGGGCAAGATGAAGTCGCGCGAGGGCACGGTGGTCGATGCCGACGACCTGATCGCCGCGATGGTGCAGACCGCGCGCGAGATGTCGGCCGAACTGGGCAAGCTGGACGGCTGCACGGAGGAGGAGGCCGATGCCGTTTCGGCGATGGTGGGCCTCGGGGCGCTGAAGTACTTCATCCTCAAGGTCGATCCCAGGAAGACGATGCTCTTCGACCCGCGCGAGTCGATCGACTTCAACGGCAATACGGGCCCTTTCATCCAGTACACCCATGCACGCATCCGTTCCGTGCTGCGCAAGGCCGCCGAGGCGGGCATCGGTCTTGAGGGCGACGGCGACGGAGCCGCCGCGGACTACCTGCCGGAGGAGATCGCCCTCGTCAAATCGCTGACGGAATACCCTGCCGTGGTGAAGGCCGCGGGCGACAGTTTCGCCCCTTCGATCGTCGGAGCCTATGTTTACGAACTGGCCAAGACCTTCAACGGCTACTACCACGATCATTCGATTCTCCGGGAGGAGAACCCCGCCGTGCGCCGGATGCGTCTGCGGCTGGCCGGGCAGGTCGCCCGCGTCATTCGCAGCGGCATGCGCCTGCTGGGCATCGACGTCCCCGAACGCATGTGA
- a CDS encoding hemolysin family protein, whose translation MEILIILLLILLNGLFAMSEIAFISARRSNLEMQARQGSASARQALKLARDPDRFLSTIQIGITLIGILTGIYSGDALAGKAGAELARLGIPIATATLAAQFAIVIVVTYLTLIFGELVPKRIGMNAAERMAKIMARPMRLLAAAASPFVWLLSKSTAGVTRLLGLREAETKVTEAEIRSIIQEGAEDGEVQQVEQQIVGRVFSLGDRTVESIMTHRSEMVWLDAAMSAQQIREKVAAEPHNRYPVGDGTLDRLLGVVYLKDLFVHLPDEGFDLRALIEPAKFFHEGFEVYNALEQLRNEQLGYGIICDEFGVTRGIITLRDIFEALVGELPEQSEEPDIVPREDGSCLVDGQCPFYDFLLHFGAEEEHPTNAYNTVSGLILDQLKHIPTTGERLQWGGFGFEIVDMDGARIDKILITRIPEDPAQEV comes from the coding sequence ATGGAAATACTGATCATTCTGTTACTGATCCTGCTGAACGGCCTGTTCGCCATGTCGGAAATCGCCTTCATCTCGGCGCGCCGTTCGAACCTCGAAATGCAGGCCCGGCAGGGCAGCGCGTCGGCGCGGCAGGCGCTCAAACTCGCCCGGGACCCGGACCGGTTCCTCTCGACCATCCAGATCGGCATCACGCTGATCGGCATCCTCACGGGTATCTACTCGGGCGATGCGCTGGCCGGCAAGGCGGGCGCGGAGCTGGCGCGGCTGGGTATTCCGATCGCCACGGCCACCCTCGCGGCGCAGTTCGCCATCGTCATCGTCGTCACCTACCTCACGCTCATCTTCGGCGAGCTGGTTCCCAAACGGATCGGCATGAACGCCGCCGAACGCATGGCCAAGATCATGGCCCGCCCGATGCGGCTGCTCGCGGCCGCGGCCTCGCCGTTCGTCTGGCTGCTCTCCAAGAGCACGGCAGGCGTGACCCGCCTGCTCGGACTGCGCGAGGCCGAAACGAAGGTCACCGAGGCGGAAATCCGCTCGATCATCCAGGAGGGGGCCGAGGACGGCGAGGTGCAGCAGGTCGAACAGCAGATCGTCGGCCGGGTCTTCTCGCTGGGCGACCGCACGGTGGAGTCGATCATGACCCACCGCAGCGAAATGGTGTGGCTCGACGCGGCGATGAGCGCGCAGCAGATCCGCGAGAAGGTCGCCGCCGAGCCGCACAACCGCTACCCGGTGGGAGACGGAACGCTCGACAGACTGCTCGGCGTGGTTTACCTAAAGGACCTGTTCGTACACCTCCCCGACGAAGGGTTCGACCTGCGCGCGCTGATCGAGCCGGCCAAGTTCTTCCACGAGGGTTTCGAGGTTTACAATGCCCTCGAACAGTTGCGCAACGAACAGTTGGGATACGGCATCATCTGCGACGAATTCGGCGTGACGCGCGGCATCATCACCTTGCGCGACATCTTCGAGGCGCTCGTGGGCGAGCTGCCCGAGCAGAGCGAGGAGCCGGACATCGTTCCGCGCGAGGACGGCAGTTGCCTGGTGGACGGGCAATGCCCGTTCTACGACTTCCTGCTCCACTTCGGTGCCGAGGAGGAGCACCCCACCAACGCCTACAACACCGTCAGCGGCCTGATCCTCGATCAACTGAAGCACATCCCGACAACCGGAGAGCGGCTGCAATGGGGCGGTTTCGGATTCGAGATCGTGGACATGGACGGCGCACGCATCGACAAAATACTCATCACGCGCATCCCGGAAGACCCGGCACAAGAGGTATGA